In Selenomonas sp. TAMA-11512, a genomic segment contains:
- a CDS encoding acetyl-CoA carboxylase: MRTYKRVLVFVGALAVLCLVHAAAQMMNASEVRSALSGTVTWAAEKGDVLPPGGELVRIKTLTGEAAAARVEATSEVVEVLVAPGDEITAGMVIAKVQPAEKK, from the coding sequence ATGCGGACATATAAAAGAGTGTTGGTATTCGTCGGCGCGCTGGCCGTACTGTGCCTCGTTCACGCGGCCGCGCAGATGATGAACGCATCGGAAGTGCGCTCCGCCCTGTCCGGTACAGTGACATGGGCGGCTGAGAAGGGAGACGTTCTGCCTCCGGGCGGTGAGCTTGTCCGCATCAAGACGCTCACGGGAGAGGCGGCAGCCGCTCGTGTGGAGGCGACTTCGGAAGTGGTCGAGGTCTTGGTGGCGCCCGGTGATGAGATTACCGCGGGAATGGTCATCGCGAAGGTACAGCCGGCAGAGAAGAAATGA